TTCTCCCGGGTCCAGCGATCGCGATACTCGGGCGTGCACGTCTGCTCGCTCCAACTGCTGCGGACGGCACGGTCGATGTCGGTCAGAAGGAAAGGTGTCATGCCGGCATCCTCGCAACCGGCACCGACAGAGATCCATACCCCAGCCGATCGTCCGGTCGGTTCCGTCGCGTTCCTGTCAGTCCCGCCGCCGATCGGTCGCGTTCCTGCCAGTCGTGCACAGCTCAGCCGTGCGCCGGGTGGGTCCAGAGTCCCTCCCCGGCGAGCAGCGGGAGGACGCCTTCGCCGAACCAGTACGCCTCCTCCAGGTGCGGGACCCCCGAGAGCACGAACTCGTCGATGCCGAGCCGGTGGTACTCGATGATCCGGTCGGCCACTTCCCGGTGGCTTCCCACCAGGGCCGTGCCCGCTCCGCCGCGGACCAGGCCGATGCCGGCCCACAGGTTGGGCGTGATCTCCAGGTCGTCGGAGCGCCCTCCGTGCAACGCCCGCATCCGGTGCTGGCCTTCCGACTCGCTGGCGCGCAGACCCGCCTGGACCGATCGGATCGCCTCGTGGCCGAACCCTTCGAGCAGCCGCCGGGCCTCGGCCCACGCCTGCCCGGCGGTGTCCCGGGTGATCACATGGAGCCGGATGCCGAACCGCAGTCGCCGGCCGGCCCGTGCGGCGCGTGCTCGTACGCGAGCCAGCTTCTGCGCCACCTGCGCGGGCGGTTCCCCGAACGTCAGGTAGACGTCGCTGTGGAGTGCGGCGACCTCGATCCCCTCCGGCGAGGATCCGCCGAAGTAGACGGAGGGCACCGGGTCGGGCAGCCGGCCGAGCCGGGCGCCCTCCACGCGCAGATGCGCTCCGCCGAAGTCGACCGACTCGCCGCCCCACAGCCGTCGCACGATCTCCAGGAACTCGCCGGTCCTGCCGTACCGGGCGCCCTTGTCCAGGAAGTCGCCGTAGGCGCGCTGTTCCCCGCTCTCCCCGCCGGTGACGACGTGGAGGAGGAGCCGGCCCTCCGAGTGCCGCTGGAAGGTGGCGGCCATCTGGGCGGTGAGGGTCGGGGAGACGAAGCCGGGCCGCAGGGCGACCATGAACCTCAGGCGTTCCGTTTCGCGCGCGAGCATGGCGGTGGTCACCCAGGCGTCCTCGCACCAGGCACCGGTCGGGGTGAGCGCACCGTCGAAGCCCAGCTGTTCGGCCGCCACCGCGATCTGCGCGAGGTAGCGGACGGTGGCGGGCCGTTGTTCCTCCTTGCTGCCTGCGGCGACCTCGTGGCCGCCGCCCACCACGTTCCGGCCGTCTCCGTACGTGGGCAGGAACCAGTGGAAGGACAGCGTCACCGTTCGCCCGACCCGATCCGCCGGTTCGGACCGGAGTCGTGGGCCGCCAGGAGGTCCAGGACGCTGTCGGCGCCGGCGATGTGCCGCACCAGCCGTTCCAGGCCGAGCCCGAAGCCGGCCGTCTGTATCCCGGACCGCTTCTTCCATTCCGCGTACACGCGGTTCGGTTCGCCGCCGAGCAACCGGGACTGCTCGGAGATCTCGTCCGCGTCCTTGGGCCGGAGTCCTCCCGTGGCGAGTTCACCGTGGCCTGCGGGCAGCATCAGGTCGTAGGTCTCCTGGAGTCCGTCCTCGCCCTGTTGGTAGAGCGAATCGCGTACGCCGAGCGGATAGCGGTGGATCCAGAAGGGTGAAGTGAATTTCTCGGTGAGGATCCGCTCCTCCTCATGGGTCAGATCGGTGTTCTGCGGCTCCCGCGGCCCTCGCCCGGAAAGGGTGAGCGCCTCGGCGAAGGAAATGCGCGGGTAAGGGCCGCTCCGCAGGCCGGCCAGGCGCTGCGCGGCTCCGCGGTCCTCATCCGGGAGGATCACCTCCAGATGGCGGGCGAGCCCGCCGAGGATGTTCTCGGTGACCGTGAACACCTCGTTCGCGTCCGCGGCCCGCCACTCGACCACTACCTGGAAGAACGTGTACAGGTGCCTGCCCGATGTATCCTCGCCCTCCATGAGAAGACGCAGACACGGGGTGACGCAGTAGATCCGGTCCGCGTGCTCGAGAGCCATCTGCTTCTCCACCGAGTGGCTCACGGGAAGCTGATAGGCCCATCGGCCCTCCACCGAAACGCGGTCGCCCTCATCCTTCACGTGCGGGCGCGCCCGGTCCCCCAGGACCGCGACGGAGTGCCGTGCGCCCGGCTCGTCCTGCGAGGACAGCAGCGCGGGGAGAATTTCCAGGAACTCTTGATCGAGAAGGCTCCGGCGCAATGCCTGAAGGGTCCGGCCGGTCCATTGGTACGACTGCGCGGGCGAGAAATCCATTATCACTCCGGTAATGTCGGGGCGAATACAGGTCGAGTACTGGGCGAGTGCTGGTCGAATACAGGTCGAATATCGTCCGGGCGAGCACTCTGCGGTTCCTTTTCAGTTTTGCGCATCGTCGGCAAACGACAAACGCCAACCCGCCAATATGGCCTGATCCTTCTCCACCGGCTTCGGCCTGCACTACCTTCGATGCCGGGAAGTGAAACACGGCCCGATCAGTGCAATCCGTCACAATGAGGCTCCCGCCGTCCGGTACGGGAGATGAAATGGAGAATTCAATTCCGTAGCCCGATCCGGACAGTTTTCATGGGCACACCTTTACCCGTTGCCCGTCGAAAGGCGCCGCGATAGCGTGAAGCATTTCCATGACGATGCTCGCGCCGAAGCAAGGATGTGCTCATGGCCGAAGTGCGTACGGGTGGCCTCGGATTCTTCGAACTGACCGGCAAGGTGGCTGTCGTCACCGGTGGCAGCAGCGGCATAGGGGCCGCGTGCGCCCGGCGTCTCGCCGAGGCGGGAGCCCGCGTGGTCGTCGGCTACTACTCCGGCGAAGGCCGCGCGAAGGATCTCGTCGCCGCCCTTCCCGGTGACGGACACAGCACGACCCGCATACCGCTCGACGACTCCGCCGCCGTGCGCCGGGCCGCCGAACTCGTCGCCGACCGCCACGGCGTGGTGGACGTACTGGTCAACTCCGCCGGCACCACCACGCAGGTCGCCCATGCCGACCTCGAAGGGCTGACGGACGCGGAGTTCGACCGGATCCTGAC
This genomic interval from Streptomyces sp. NBC_00193 contains the following:
- a CDS encoding LLM class flavin-dependent oxidoreductase, with amino-acid sequence MTLSFHWFLPTYGDGRNVVGGGHEVAAGSKEEQRPATVRYLAQIAVAAEQLGFDGALTPTGAWCEDAWVTTAMLARETERLRFMVALRPGFVSPTLTAQMAATFQRHSEGRLLLHVVTGGESGEQRAYGDFLDKGARYGRTGEFLEIVRRLWGGESVDFGGAHLRVEGARLGRLPDPVPSVYFGGSSPEGIEVAALHSDVYLTFGEPPAQVAQKLARVRARAARAGRRLRFGIRLHVITRDTAGQAWAEARRLLEGFGHEAIRSVQAGLRASESEGQHRMRALHGGRSDDLEITPNLWAGIGLVRGGAGTALVGSHREVADRIIEYHRLGIDEFVLSGVPHLEEAYWFGEGVLPLLAGEGLWTHPAHG
- a CDS encoding amino acid--tRNA ligase-related protein, with product MDFSPAQSYQWTGRTLQALRRSLLDQEFLEILPALLSSQDEPGARHSVAVLGDRARPHVKDEGDRVSVEGRWAYQLPVSHSVEKQMALEHADRIYCVTPCLRLLMEGEDTSGRHLYTFFQVVVEWRAADANEVFTVTENILGGLARHLEVILPDEDRGAAQRLAGLRSGPYPRISFAEALTLSGRGPREPQNTDLTHEEERILTEKFTSPFWIHRYPLGVRDSLYQQGEDGLQETYDLMLPAGHGELATGGLRPKDADEISEQSRLLGGEPNRVYAEWKKRSGIQTAGFGLGLERLVRHIAGADSVLDLLAAHDSGPNRRIGSGER